A portion of the Lolium rigidum isolate FL_2022 chromosome 1, APGP_CSIRO_Lrig_0.1, whole genome shotgun sequence genome contains these proteins:
- the LOC124683143 gene encoding proteasome subunit beta type-4-like, whose product MDGSHANAAAAPAAAGGGEGTQRTLNPYVTGNSVIAMKYKDGVIMACDTGASYGSTLRYKSVERIKAVGKHSLIGASGEFSDFQEILRYLDELTLSDHMWDDGNSLGPKEIHAYLTRVMYNRRNKFDPLWNSLVLGGVKKGPKGDEKYLGMVNMIGTHFEENHIATGFGNHMAVPILRGEWREDLTFEEAVKLIEKCLLVLLYRDRSSINKFQIAKITTEGSTVYPPYALKTNWGFSAFENPSQGAVGTW is encoded by the exons ATGGACGGATCTCACGCGAACGCcgccgcggcgccggcggcggccggaggaggagaggggacgCAGAGGACACT GAATCCTTATGTCACTGGCAACTCAGTGATTGCAATGAAATACAAGGATGGTGTGATCATGGCATGCGACACTGGAG CTTCCTATGGATCAACTTTGCGGTACAAGAGCGTGGAGCGCATTAAGGCCGTTGGTAAGCATAGCCTTATTGGAGCAAGTGGAGAGTTCAGTGACTTCCAGGAGATTTTGCGCTATTTGGACGAGTTAAC CTTGTCCGAtcatatgtgggatgatggaaacTCACTGGGCCCCAAGGAAATCCATGCCTACCTGACAAGAGTAATGTACAACAGGCGCAATAAGTTTGACCCTCTGTGGAACTCCCTGGTGCTTGGTGGAGTGAAAAAGGGCCCAAAGGGTGATGAGAAGTATCTTGGCATG GTTAACATGATTGGTACACACTTTGAGGAGAACCACATTGCCACTGGATTTGGGAACCATATGGCAGTCCCGATCCTTCGTGGTGAATGGCGTGAGGACCTTACTTTTGAAGAAGCTGTTAAGCTGATTGAGAAGTGTTTGCTGGTTCTGCTGTACCGTGACCGGTCATCTATCAACAAATTCCAG ATTGCCAAGATCACGACCGAGGGATCAACCGTCTACCCGCCGTACGCCCTGAAGACCAACTGGGGCTTCTCCGCCTTCGAGAACCCATCCCAGGGTGCTGTAGGGACATGGTAG